GCCTCCTCGAAGCGGAGCTGGAGGTCGAAGCGCTGCGCGCAGAGCTCGAGGACGGCGCGCGCCTCGCGCGTCACCTCGGGTCCGATGCCGTCACCGGGACATACGACGATGGTGGCTGCCGCCATGGATCGTGCTCCTCACGGCCCGACGGTCGCCTGCGCCCGCTGGTGGTGGCGGTGCCGGTAGTCGAGCTTGTTCAATGCGTTCACGTACGCGAGCGCGCTGGCCATGATGATGTCGGTGTGGACGCCCTGCCCGCTGGCGGTGAACTGGTCGTCGCGGACCGAGCACGACGCCTCGCCTTGCGCGTCGGTATCGGCGGTGATCGCGCTCACCTGATAGCGCTCCAACAGCGGATGGCGGCCGACGAGGCGGCTGATCGCCTGGAAGCACGCATCGACCATGCCGTCGCCGGTTGCCGACTCCTCCCGCGTGACGCCATCGACGCGCATCTGGACGCGTGCGGTCGGCGCGGCACTGGTCGATGAGGTAACGCTCAGATCGAGCAGCTCGTAGCGATCGGCGACGCGCACCCCGGTCTCGGCGACCAGCGCGATCAGGTCCTCGTCATAGACGTGCTTCTTGCGATCAGCGAGCGCCTTGAAGCGGGTGAAGGCCGCGTTCATGTCGACGCCGCCGAAATCCACTCCGAGCTCCTGCAGCCGCTGCGCGAAGGCGTGTCGACCGGAGTGCTTGCCGAGCACCAGCTTGTTGCTCGTGAGGCCGACCGTCTCCGGCCGCATGATTTCGTAGGTCTGCTTGTCCTTGAGCACCCCGTCCTGGTGTATGCCGGCTTCGTGGGCGAAGGCGTTGTCGCCGACGATCGGCTTGTTGATCGGCACCGGGATGCCGGTGATCTGCGAGAGCAACCGGCTGGAGGGGTAGATCTGCTCGGTGCGGACGCCGACGTCGACGGCGCCGAAGACGTCGCGGCGGGTCCGGATCGCCATCACCACCTCTTCCAGCGAGGTGTTGCCGGCGCGCTCGCCGATGCCGTTGATCGTGCACTCGATCTGGCGCGCGCCGTTGCGCACGGCCGCGAGCGAGTTGGCGACCGCCATGCCGAGATCATTGTGGCAGTGCGCGCTCCAGGTGACGCGATCGCCGCCTGGCGTGCGCGCGATGAGGTCGGCGAAGAGCTGTCCGAACTCCTGCGGCACCGCGTAACCAGTGGTGTCCGGGACGTTCAGCACGATGGCGCCGGCCTTGATCGCTTCGCCGAACACCTGGACGAGGTAGTCGGGATCGCTACGCGAGGCGTCCTCGGCCGAGAACTCGACGTGGCCGACGTGCTCCTTGGCCATGGACAGCGCCCAGCACGCGGCGTCGATCACCTCCTGGTGGCTCATCATCAACTTGCGGGCGAGGTGGAGCTCCGAGGTGGCGATGAAGATGTGAATGCCGGGATGCCTCGCCTTCTCGACGCTGCGCAGCGCCGCCTCGATGTCGGCCCGCTTGGTGCGCGCCAGACTCAGCACCACCGGCGTGCTCACCGCCTCCGCCACGCGCGCGACCGCGTCGGCGTCGCCGCTCGACGCGGCGGCGAACCCGGCCTCGATGACGTCGACCCCCAGCTTCTCGAGCTGGCGCGCGATGACGATCTTCTCCTCCACGTTCATCGTCGCGCCCGGCGACTGTTCGCCATCGCGCAGGGTCGTATCGAAAATCTGTACTCGTTGCGTCGACATCGTCGTCCCCTTCTTCACCGTACAGGGTCCTGGGGATCGGACCGATGCTCCGCCGGTGCGGCGGAGCAACAAAAAGGGCCACGGGCGTCCCGCCCATGGCCCACAGTGCTCCCGTCAATGAACCACAGGCGGTTCCCCTACCCGTGGCGCCGTTCGTCTTCTCGCGTCAGCGAATCGCAGGCGCACCGAGCCCGGGGCGTAGTCGTAGCGCCAGCGCTAGCATCCGGGAGGGCGAACCGACGATCATGGCGCGCTGACGCTAGAGCAGCGCTGCCGCGCTGTCAAGGTGGCGTTTCGCGGCGCGGCGCAGCAGGCGGCGGACCGAGATGAACAGCGAACGCGCCGGGCCGGAGATGGCGTAGAGGAAGAACCCGGCGAAGAGGCAGACCTGGGGCTCGGCGATCAGCAGCTTCAGGATCAGGATCCCGGCGATCAACACCCAGAACGGCTGCCGGTGGTAGAGGTCGATCTCCTTGAAGCTGAAATAGCGGACGTTGCTCACCATCAGGCCCGCCAGGCCATAGACCATGAGGAGGACGATGAGGTGCCGGTAGGTCGCGCCTTCGGCGCCGAAGAAGTAGTACAGCATCACCGTCGAGGCGATGACCTCCGCGGCGGCGGGGATCGGCAGGCCGGTGAAGTAGCGCTTCTGGCCGGTGTCGACGAGAACATTGAAGCGCGCCAGGCGCAGCGCGCCGGCGGTCACGTAGAGCGAAGCGGCGAGCCAGCCGAAGGTGCCCCAGGGCTCGAGCCCCCAGCGGTAGACGAGGATGCCCGGGGCGACGCCGAAGGCGACCAGATCGCAGAGCGAGTCGTACTCGATGCCGAAGCGCGACGTCGTCTTGGTCAGACGCGCGATGCGGCCGTCGAGCGCGTCGAACACGTTCGCCGCCATGATGGCGATGGCGGCGATCAGGAAATCGCCGCGCAGGCTCGCGATCACCGAGTAGAAGCCGCTGAACAGTCCCGCCGTGGTAATGAGGTTGGGCAGGATGTAGACGCCCTTGCGCAGCGGCACGTCGACCAGGCGCGCCGGTTGGCGTTCGAGCGACGGCGTCGATCCGCCGTCGGCGCCGGGATCCCGCTGCGGGCTGGCCGGAGTCGTCGCCACGGCTCAGTTCTTCGAACGGTCGACCAATCGATCCGAGGCCAGCCACGGCATCATGCCGCGCAACTTCGCTCCCACCTCTTCGACCGGATGGTGCTCGGCTTCCTTCCGCAGCTCGCGGAAGTGCGGCATCCCGACGCGATATTCGGTCATCCACTCCTGGGCGAACTTGCCGCTCTGGATCTCGGCGAGGATCTCCTTCATCGCCTGACGCGCTTCCGGCCCGATGATCCGCTTGCCGCGGGTCATGTCGCCATACTCGGCGGTGTTGCTGATCGAGTAGCGCATGTTGGCGATGCCGCCCTCGTAGATCAGGTCGACGATCAGCTTCACCTCGTGGAGGCACTCGAAGTACGCCATCTCCGGGCTGTAGCCCGCCTCGGTCAGCGTCTCGAAGCCGGCGCGGATCAGCTCGGTCAGGCCGCCACAGAGCACCGACTGCTCGCCGAAGAGATCGGTCTCCGTTTCCTCCTTGAAGGTCGTCTCGAGCACGGCGGCGCGGGTACCGCCGATCGCCTTGGCATAGGCGAGACCGATCTCGCGCGTGTTGCCGCTCGGATCCTGGTGGATCGCGAGCAGGCACGGCACGCCGCGACCCTTCTGGAACTCGCTCCGTACCAGGTGGCCGGGACCCTTCGGCGCCACCATGAACACGTTCAGCGTCGGCGAAGGCACGATGCCCTTGAAGTGGATGTTGAACCCGTGCGCGAACGCCAGATACTTGCCGTCGGTCATCCCGTCGGCGATCTCGTTCTGATACAGCTCGGCGCCGAGCTCGTCGGGCACCAGCATCATCACGACGTCGGCCGCCTTGGCCGCGGCGCTCGGTTCCAGGACCTTGAAGCCCGCGGCTTCGGCCTTGGGCCACGAACCGCCGCCCTTGCGCAGGCCGATGATGACGTTGATGCCGCTGTCGCGCAGGTTGTTGGCATGGGCGTGCCCCTGGCTGCCATAGCCGATGACGGCGACCGTCTTGCCCTTGAGCGGCGCCAGGTCGGCGTCGCGGTCGTAATAGATCTTCAGACTCATGCCACTCGCTCCTTCGTGCCGCGCGCCCCCCGCATCAACTGCATGCCGCGATGCATGGCGACCTTTCCCGTGCGGGCGATCTCCTTGATGCCGAGTGGCTTGAGGAGCTCCAACAGGGCGGCAATCTTGTCTTCGGTTCCGGTCACTTCGATGAGGTACGACTGCGGGCTGACGTCGATGACGTTGCCGCGGAAGATGTCGACGATGTGCATCACCTCCGCCCGCGTCTGCGCGTCGGCGGTGACCTTGATCAGCGCCAGCTCGCGCTCGACGTGGCTGACTTCGTTGAAGTCGTGTACCTCGATCACGCTCACCAGTTTGTTCAATTGCTTGTTGATCTGCGCCACCACCTGGTCATCGCCGCGCGTCACCAGCGTGATGCGGGACACCTGCGGATCGAGCGTCTCCGCCACGGTCAGGCTCTCGATGTTGAACCCGCGGCCGCTGAAGAGCCCCGAGATACGGGAAAGAACGCCGAACTCGTTCTCGACGAGGATCGATATGGTGTGACGCATGAACGGGTCACTCTGCCGCACCGAGCGCGGCGATGCTAGTAGGCGGCCGGCGCCCGACCGGGGCGACGATTCGACGAAAGGTGGATGCTCAGGCGCCGCGGTAACGTCCGAGGATCTCCATGATGCGGTCCTTGCCGGCCAGTTTGATCTTCTGGATCCGCTTGCACTCCAGCTCTTCCTCCGGCGTCAGATAGTGCTTGTGCTGCAGGGCGGCGAGTTGTTTCTCGAGGTTCAGGTGCTCCTCGTAGGCCCGGCGCAACTCCAAGTCCCGATCGATCAGCGACCGGATCAGTTCTTCGTCGTGTCTCTCCATTTCTCGAGCCTCCGCGGAGGGTCCCTGGCATCTAGCCCAGGCCCCTCGACCTGTCAATTTTCCTTCGCTTATTCAATGGATACAGCCGCTGCGCGGCTTGCATCGCGGTGCAATTCGGCCTCTGAGCGACGGCAATAGTGCGGCTCCAGGGTCGCCAGATCCGCCGCCCCGGCGCGCCCCAGGATGGCCGCTCCCAGACGCGCCACGACGGCGCCGTCGGGCGGCGTCTCGGCGAGGCGGACGGCAACGACGCCGGGAATGGTGGACCAGCAATCCGGGTATGCGTCGACACCATCGCCGACCAGCGTACAGGGCGGCCGCAGAAGGCTGGCGAGCGCTACCGGCGACAGGGCCGCCGCTGCGGCCACCTCCGTCAGCGCCGCCCCGCTCCACCGGAAGCCGGCGGCGTAGACTTCCCCTTTGCGGGCGTCGAGCACCGGCCACACCGTCCCCGGGCGGGGGCCGAGGGCACGGGCGTAGGCCTCAAGGGTCGGCACAGCGACGACGGGAAGACCAGACCCCAAGGCCAGCCCCTTCACCACTGCGAGCCCGATCCGCAGACCGGTGAACGATCCGGGTCCGATCGAGACGGCAAGGACGTCGATCGTCGAGAGCCGTACCGCTGCGGTCTCGAGCACCTCGTCGATCAGCGGAAGCAAGGTGCGGGCATGGCTGCTCGACATCGGGCGCTGCCGGACGACTGCGGCGTCGTCGGTGGCCAGCCCGACGCTGGCGATGACCGTGGCGGTGTCGATGCCGAGGGCGCGCACGCCCGCGTCAGCCCCACCCGCGGATGACGCGCAGGATGTCGTTGTAGAAGGCGAACGCCATCAGGCTGATCAGGATCACGAGCCCGACCTGCTGCGCGATCTCGCGGTGGCGCATGTCGAGGGGGCGGCGCATCACGATCTCCAGAACGAAGAACAGCAGATGACCACCGTCGAGGATCGGGATCGGCAGCAGGTTCAGGACCCCCAGATTGATCGAGATGACAGCGACGAACAGCAGGAGCGACTCGAGGCCGACCTGGGCCTGCTGCCCCGCTGCTTGGGCGATGAGGATCGGCCCGCCGATCTCCTGCGCCGGAATCCGCCCCTGCACGATCTTCACCACGCTCATGATGAGCGTGCGGCACCACCACAGCGTCTGGTCGGCGCCGCCCGCGATCGCTTCCAACGGGCCGACCGACACCAGCGCGAAGCCGCGCTCGATGCCGATCAGGTACGTCGTGCCGATCGCTTCGCCGAAGATGCTCTTTTCTGGCCGAGACTCGGGCGTGACCACCACCGTCAGCGCCTGATCGCCACGCTGCACGTCGAGGGTCACCGCCGCGCCGCCGCTGCCGCGAATCGCCTTCGACAGCTCCTCCCAGGTTCGTACCGCCTGGCCGTCGATCGCGGTCACCAGATCATCGGCCTGCAAGCCCGCGCGCGCCGCCGGCATGTCCTTGGTCACGACGCCGATGCGCGCCTGGTCCAACGGGACGCGCTGCCCGTAAGTCGCCAGCACCACGGTGAAGATGAGGAACGCGAACACCAAATTGAACACCGGGCCGGCAATGACAATGGCGATCCGCTTCCACACGCTCTGGTGCGAGAAGGAGATCCGCGGGTCCACCGGTTCCGTGGCGTCGGGGTCCTCGCCGACCATCTTCACGAACCCGCCGAGCGGAATCGCGCTGAGCACGTACTCGGTGCCGTTCACCGTGCGGCCGAAGAGCGTTGGCCCGAAGCCGACCGAGAACTTCAGCACCCCGACCCCCGACCACTTGGCGACCAGGAAATGCCCGAACTCGTGGACGATGATCAGCGAGCCGAGCACGACGATGAACGAGATGATGGCAGTCAGCATGCGCGGGACGCGACCGCGAGTCCGGTCGCCAACAGATAGTAGTACACGAGCACCAATGGGAAAAGCAGGCTATCGATGCGATCGAGCACGCCGCCATGGCCGGGGAAGAGCGCCCCCGACTCCTTGGCGCCGAAGACACGTTTCATGACCGATTCGCTGAGGTCACCGAGCTGGCCGATCACCGACATCAACGCGCCGAGTAGCAGGATCTCCGCGAACCCGCGCTGCGGAAACAGGACCAGCTTGGCGAGCGCCGCGCACAGCAGGCTGGCGGCGACGATGCCGAGCGCGCCTTCGACCGTCTTCCCTGGGCTGAGATGCGGAATCAGCTTGCGGCGGCCGAGGGCGTGACCGACGAAGTAGCCGCCGGTGTCACCAGCCATGCCGATGGCGATGACGAAGGTCACCCATGCCGCCCCATCGGGCAGCGCCCGCAGCCAGAAGAAATGCGGCAGCAACAGACCGCCGTACAGGACGCCGACGGCGATCGCGCCGACATCGGCCAAGGCGGCGGCGAGATCGCGGCGCGCCAGGACGACGTAGCTCATCGCCACCGGCAGCACGGCAGCGAGGCTGGCGACCACCCAGACGCCGGGACTCCGCGCGCTCACCGCCGCGAGCACCACGGCGGCGCCGAGCGCGGTGCCGAGCACGCGCGGTCCGGGCCGGTCGGCGAATGCGAGACGCAGGTACTCGACGATCGCCAGCATGGCGACGACGACGACCAGGGCCCCCCAGCCCCACATCGGGGCGAGGAAGATGATCGCCAACAACAGCGGGATCGCGACCGCGGCGGTCGCGAGCCTAGCGCGCAGCACCGGCGCGCCCCTGTTCCTGTTGCTTGCCCGTCAGCCCGAAGCGGCGCTCCCGCTGCTGGAAGTGCACGAGCGCGTCGACGAACGCCTGCTCGCGGAAGTCCGGCCACAACGTGTCGGTGACGTACAGCTCAGTGTAGGCGAGCTGCCAGAGGAAGAAGTTGGAGATCCGCATCTCGCCGCTGGTGCGGATGAGCAGATCGGGATCAGGCATGCCGGCGGTGCCGAGCGCGTCGGCGAAGCGCTGGGAGTCGATCGCCGATGGGTCGAGGCTACCTGCCTGCACCTGCCTCGCGAGCCGTCTGGCGGCGGCCAGAATGTCCTCCCGGCCGCCGTAGCTGACGCACAGTCCGACGACGAGGCGGGAATTTTCGCGAGTGAGCGCGACGACGTCCTCGAGCTCGCGGCGTACCGCTTCCGGCAAGCGCTCCATGTCGCCGATGGCGCGAACCTGCACCTCGTTCTTCATCAGGCGCTTGACTTCGGTGCGCAGGTAGCGCCGGAGCAGCGCCATCAGGGCATTCACCTCACGGTGCGGCCGCTGCCAGTTCTCGGTCGAGAACGCGAACAGGCTGAGGTACGGAATACCGAGGCGGCGGGCCGTCTCGACCACGGCGCGCACCGACTCCTTGCCACGGCGGTGGCCCTCGATGCGGGAGAGGCCGCGGCGCTGAGCCCAGCGGCCGTTGCCGTCCATGATGACGGCGACGTGACGCGGCAGTCGCGTCGGGTCGAGCGCGGAGGTGTCGAGCCCGCGCACCGCTCACACCTCCATGATCTCGTCTTCTTTGGCCTTGAGAATCTTGTCGAGCCGCTCGGTGTAGTCCTTGGTGAGCTCCTGCGTCTTGTCGTGACCGCGGCGCAGGTCGTCCTCGGTGATGTCGCCATCCTTCTGCAGCTCTTTGAGCATGTCGTTCGCGTCGCGGCGGTGGTTGCGGATCGAAACGCGAAAGTCCTCCGCCACCTTGCGGACGTGCTTCACCAGATCTTTGCGCCGCTGCTCGGTCAACTCCGGGATCGGCACGCGCACCAACTTGCCGTCGTTCTGCGGCATCAGGCCGAGGTCGGACTGCAGGATGGCCCGCTCGATCTCGTTGATCGCGCTGCGGTCGTAGGGCTGGATCACCAGCAGACGGGGTTCGGGAGCGGACAGCGTCGCCAGTTGGTTCAGCGGCGTCCGCGCGCCGTAGTATTCGACGACGATGCCCTCGAGAAGCGCCGTCGACGCGCGGCCGGTGCGCGTGCGGGAGAGCTCCCGGCGCATCGCCGTGACGGTGTCCTCCATTTCCTTCTTGACGTCGGCGAGAACGTCTTCGGTCGCGCCCATCAGTGCACCAGAGTGCCGATCATCTCGCCGCGCAGCGCCCGCTGGATGTTTCCCTGCACCGTCATGTTGAAGACCATGATCGGCAACGAATTCTCGCGGCACAGGGTGACCGCGGTCGCATCCATGACCTTGAGCTGTTGGCGGAGAAAATCGTTGTACGCCAGCTCCGAGAACCGGGTGGCGTTGGCGTCGAGCTTGGGGTCGGCGTTGTAGACGCCGTCCACCTTCGTGGCCTTCAGGATGATCCCGGCGCCGATCTCGGCGGCGCGCAGGCTCGCGGCCGTGTCGGTGCTGAAGAAGGGATTGCCGGTGCCGGCGGCGAAGATGACGATACGCCCCTTCTCCAGGTGCCGCATGGCTCGGCGCCGGATGTAGGGCTCGGCGATCTGGCGGATCTCGATGGCCGACATGACGCGGGTGGGCAGGCCGTGCCGCTCGAGCGCGTCCTGCAGGGCCAAGGCGTTGATCACCGTTGCCAGCATGCCCATGTAGTCGCCGGTGGCTCGGTCGGTCCCCTGGTCCGCGACGTGCACGCCGCGGAAGATGTTGCCGCCGCCGATGACCAGCGCCACCTCGACGCCGTGCTCGCTGGCGGCGCGGATCTCCTCGCCGATCGCCGCCAGCACCGCGGTGTCGATGCCGAAGGCGGCGTTGCCCATCAGGGCCTCGCCGCTCAGCTTGAGCAGGACGCGCCGGTAGCGCAGACCGCGGACCGGCGTGCGGTCCGTGGCATCCACCTCGTCGCGCGCGCCCATGGACGCCTCAGTGTTCGCCGGACTGCTCGCCGAGTTGGAACCGCGCGAAGCGGCGGACGACGATGTTCTCGCCCATCTTCGCCACCGCGTCCGACACCAACCGGGAGACCGGCTTGTCGGCGTCCTTGATGAAGGCCTGCTCGAGCAGGCAGACGTC
The genomic region above belongs to bacterium and contains:
- a CDS encoding 2-isopropylmalate synthase translates to MSTQRVQIFDTTLRDGEQSPGATMNVEEKIVIARQLEKLGVDVIEAGFAAASSGDADAVARVAEAVSTPVVLSLARTKRADIEAALRSVEKARHPGIHIFIATSELHLARKLMMSHQEVIDAACWALSMAKEHVGHVEFSAEDASRSDPDYLVQVFGEAIKAGAIVLNVPDTTGYAVPQEFGQLFADLIARTPGGDRVTWSAHCHNDLGMAVANSLAAVRNGARQIECTINGIGERAGNTSLEEVVMAIRTRRDVFGAVDVGVRTEQIYPSSRLLSQITGIPVPINKPIVGDNAFAHEAGIHQDGVLKDKQTYEIMRPETVGLTSNKLVLGKHSGRHAFAQRLQELGVDFGGVDMNAAFTRFKALADRKKHVYDEDLIALVAETGVRVADRYELLDLSVTSSTSAAPTARVQMRVDGVTREESATGDGMVDACFQAISRLVGRHPLLERYQVSAITADTDAQGEASCSVRDDQFTASGQGVHTDIIMASALAYVNALNKLDYRHRHHQRAQATVGP
- the ilvN gene encoding acetolactate synthase small subunit is translated as MRHTISILVENEFGVLSRISGLFSGRGFNIESLTVAETLDPQVSRITLVTRGDDQVVAQINKQLNKLVSVIEVHDFNEVSHVERELALIKVTADAQTRAEVMHIVDIFRGNVIDVSPQSYLIEVTGTEDKIAALLELLKPLGIKEIARTGKVAMHRGMQLMRGARGTKERVA
- the rseP gene encoding RIP metalloprotease RseP, which gives rise to MTAIISFIVVLGSLIIVHEFGHFLVAKWSGVGVLKFSVGFGPTLFGRTVNGTEYVLSAIPLGGFVKMVGEDPDATEPVDPRISFSHQSVWKRIAIVIAGPVFNLVFAFLIFTVVLATYGQRVPLDQARIGVVTKDMPAARAGLQADDLVTAIDGQAVRTWEELSKAIRGSGGAAVTLDVQRGDQALTVVVTPESRPEKSIFGEAIGTTYLIGIERGFALVSVGPLEAIAGGADQTLWWCRTLIMSVVKIVQGRIPAQEIGGPILIAQAAGQQAQVGLESLLLFVAVISINLGVLNLLPIPILDGGHLLFFVLEIVMRRPLDMRHREIAQQVGLVILISLMAFAFYNDILRVIRGWG
- the pssA gene encoding CDP-diacylglycerol--serine O-phosphatidyltransferase, which codes for MPLRKGVYILPNLITTAGLFSGFYSVIASLRGDFLIAAIAIMAANVFDALDGRIARLTKTTSRFGIEYDSLCDLVAFGVAPGILVYRWGLEPWGTFGWLAASLYVTAGALRLARFNVLVDTGQKRYFTGLPIPAAAEVIASTVMLYYFFGAEGATYRHLIVLLMVYGLAGLMVSNVRYFSFKEIDLYHRQPFWVLIAGILILKLLIAEPQVCLFAGFFLYAISGPARSLFISVRRLLRRAAKRHLDSAAALL
- the frr gene encoding ribosome recycling factor, producing the protein MGATEDVLADVKKEMEDTVTAMRRELSRTRTGRASTALLEGIVVEYYGARTPLNQLATLSAPEPRLLVIQPYDRSAINEIERAILQSDLGLMPQNDGKLVRVPIPELTEQRRKDLVKHVRKVAEDFRVSIRNHRRDANDMLKELQKDGDITEDDLRRGHDKTQELTKDYTERLDKILKAKEDEIMEV
- the pyrH gene encoding UMP kinase → MGARDEVDATDRTPVRGLRYRRVLLKLSGEALMGNAAFGIDTAVLAAIGEEIRAASEHGVEVALVIGGGNIFRGVHVADQGTDRATGDYMGMLATVINALALQDALERHGLPTRVMSAIEIRQIAEPYIRRRAMRHLEKGRIVIFAAGTGNPFFSTDTAASLRAAEIGAGIILKATKVDGVYNADPKLDANATRFSELAYNDFLRQQLKVMDATAVTLCRENSLPIMVFNMTVQGNIQRALRGEMIGTLVH
- a CDS encoding DUF465 domain-containing protein, which translates into the protein MERHDEELIRSLIDRDLELRRAYEEHLNLEKQLAALQHKHYLTPEEELECKRIQKIKLAGKDRIMEILGRYRGA
- the tsaB gene encoding tRNA (adenosine(37)-N6)-threonylcarbamoyltransferase complex dimerization subunit type 1 TsaB → MRALGIDTATVIASVGLATDDAAVVRQRPMSSSHARTLLPLIDEVLETAAVRLSTIDVLAVSIGPGSFTGLRIGLAVVKGLALGSGLPVVAVPTLEAYARALGPRPGTVWPVLDARKGEVYAAGFRWSGAALTEVAAAAALSPVALASLLRPPCTLVGDGVDAYPDCWSTIPGVVAVRLAETPPDGAVVARLGAAILGRAGAADLATLEPHYCRRSEAELHRDASRAAAVSIE
- the ilvC gene encoding ketol-acid reductoisomerase gives rise to the protein MKIYYDRDADLAPLKGKTVAVIGYGSQGHAHANNLRDSGINVIIGLRKGGGSWPKAEAAGFKVLEPSAAAKAADVVMMLVPDELGAELYQNEIADGMTDGKYLAFAHGFNIHFKGIVPSPTLNVFMVAPKGPGHLVRSEFQKGRGVPCLLAIHQDPSGNTREIGLAYAKAIGGTRAAVLETTFKEETETDLFGEQSVLCGGLTELIRAGFETLTEAGYSPEMAYFECLHEVKLIVDLIYEGGIANMRYSISNTAEYGDMTRGKRIIGPEARQAMKEILAEIQSGKFAQEWMTEYRVGMPHFRELRKEAEHHPVEEVGAKLRGMMPWLASDRLVDRSKN
- the uppS gene encoding di-trans,poly-cis-decaprenylcistransferase, translating into MDGNGRWAQRRGLSRIEGHRRGKESVRAVVETARRLGIPYLSLFAFSTENWQRPHREVNALMALLRRYLRTEVKRLMKNEVQVRAIGDMERLPEAVRRELEDVVALTRENSRLVVGLCVSYGGREDILAAARRLARQVQAGSLDPSAIDSQRFADALGTAGMPDPDLLIRTSGEMRISNFFLWQLAYTELYVTDTLWPDFREQAFVDALVHFQQRERRFGLTGKQQEQGRAGAAR
- a CDS encoding phosphatidate cytidylyltransferase, with the translated sequence MLRARLATAAVAIPLLLAIIFLAPMWGWGALVVVVAMLAIVEYLRLAFADRPGPRVLGTALGAAVVLAAVSARSPGVWVVASLAAVLPVAMSYVVLARRDLAAALADVGAIAVGVLYGGLLLPHFFWLRALPDGAAWVTFVIAIGMAGDTGGYFVGHALGRRKLIPHLSPGKTVEGALGIVAASLLCAALAKLVLFPQRGFAEILLLGALMSVIGQLGDLSESVMKRVFGAKESGALFPGHGGVLDRIDSLLFPLVLVYYYLLATGLAVASRAC